In one window of Tellurirhabdus rosea DNA:
- a CDS encoding IPT/TIG domain-containing protein yields MQFLKSCRLANWPLSLLIALSLFAGLTACENDSTPDPVLSITNVSPTSAPVGSTVTITGTQFSTTPESNTVTFSGNVRAAVQSATATQLVVTVPAGAQNGPISVTSGGATVQSATAFSISARPVQEVQGDITQNTTWSKGTIYVIRGFVYVKSGAVLTIQPGTIIKGGTREQDPSGNQRGGTLIIEKGARIVADGTAQEPIVFTSNKARGQRNYGDWGGIVIIGKAPHNQAASRTFEGGIAGTFGTDNEAADNSGTLRYVRIEFPGIALSTATNSEINGLTLYGVGSGTTIENVQVSYSGDDAYEWFGGTVNAKNLVALRTFDDDFDTDFGYVGKVQYALALRDPAFADQSGSNIFESDNFNPGEPATAANNGLPLTAPVFANVSAFAFAPGTTPSTATAQGSGGYQSAMHLRRNTAISIYNSVFVGFPEGLRLDGTATGTLANATAGRLDLRGITMANVGISGSTTSIPVRGAGAITNEQALAYFSEAARNNNVVTDAATLLLPAATFNLTTPTLLPGTGSPLLQGAVTSTKLDAFFTTGAFRGAFGATNWAQGWTNFDPQNTDYN; encoded by the coding sequence ATGCAATTTCTGAAATCCTGCCGTTTGGCAAACTGGCCGCTCTCTCTGCTGATAGCACTCAGCCTGTTTGCCGGTCTGACGGCTTGTGAGAATGACAGTACACCCGACCCGGTGTTGAGCATCACGAATGTGTCGCCGACGTCTGCTCCGGTTGGCAGCACCGTCACCATTACAGGGACCCAATTCAGCACGACCCCGGAAAGCAATACCGTTACGTTCAGCGGCAATGTCCGGGCGGCAGTTCAGTCGGCCACGGCTACCCAGCTGGTCGTGACAGTTCCGGCTGGTGCCCAGAACGGCCCGATTTCAGTAACTTCCGGTGGCGCTACGGTGCAGAGTGCAACTGCTTTCTCTATCAGCGCCCGTCCGGTACAGGAAGTGCAGGGTGATATTACGCAGAACACCACCTGGTCCAAAGGGACGATTTACGTCATCCGCGGCTTTGTATACGTCAAGAGTGGTGCCGTGCTGACGATTCAGCCGGGAACCATCATCAAGGGCGGAACCCGCGAGCAGGACCCGTCGGGCAACCAGCGCGGCGGTACGCTGATCATCGAAAAAGGTGCCCGTATCGTGGCGGATGGTACGGCCCAGGAGCCGATCGTCTTTACGTCGAACAAGGCCCGCGGACAGCGGAACTACGGCGACTGGGGTGGTATCGTCATCATCGGTAAAGCACCGCACAACCAGGCGGCTTCCCGCACGTTCGAAGGGGGTATCGCCGGTACGTTCGGCACGGACAACGAAGCGGCCGACAATTCAGGTACGCTGCGCTACGTTCGCATCGAGTTCCCGGGTATTGCCCTGTCAACGGCCACGAACTCGGAAATCAACGGTCTGACGCTGTACGGGGTCGGCTCAGGCACGACGATTGAAAACGTGCAGGTTTCCTACAGCGGTGACGATGCGTATGAGTGGTTCGGTGGTACGGTAAACGCCAAGAACCTGGTGGCCCTGCGCACCTTTGACGACGACTTCGATACGGACTTCGGTTATGTGGGTAAAGTGCAGTATGCGCTGGCCCTGCGCGACCCGGCCTTTGCTGACCAGTCCGGCTCCAACATTTTTGAATCCGACAACTTCAACCCGGGCGAACCGGCTACGGCCGCCAACAACGGCCTGCCGCTGACGGCTCCGGTCTTCGCCAACGTGAGTGCGTTTGCCTTCGCGCCGGGAACCACGCCTTCGACGGCTACGGCCCAGGGCAGCGGCGGCTACCAGTCGGCCATGCACCTGCGTCGCAACACGGCCATCAGCATCTACAACTCGGTATTTGTCGGTTTCCCGGAAGGGCTGCGCCTCGATGGCACGGCTACCGGTACGCTGGCCAACGCCACGGCGGGTCGCCTCGACCTCCGCGGCATTACGATGGCGAACGTCGGCATCTCCGGTTCCACCACGTCGATTCCGGTGCGGGGCGCGGGTGCCATCACCAACGAACAGGCTCTGGCGTATTTCTCGGAAGCCGCCCGTAACAACAACGTCGTAACCGACGCCGCCACGCTGCTGCTGCCCGCCGCTACGTTCAACCTGACTACGCCGACCTTACTGCCGGGCACCGGTTCGCCTCTGTTGCAGGGAGCCGTCACGTCGACGAAGCTGGACGCGTTCTTCACGACGGGTGCCTTCCGCGGGGCCTTCGGCGCCACCAACTGGGCGCAGGGCTGGACCAACTTCGATCCGCAGAACACTGACTATAACTAA